The Microbacterium oleivorans genome contains the following window.
GTACTACCTCTGGGGCAGCATGCTCGGGGTCCCCGGATTCTCCGTGTACTACTCCACCGAGATCCTGACGTTCCAGGTGACCGGCCGCGATATCGACCCCGTGATCGCCCTCATGACACCGCTGCTGGCGGCGGGGGTGGGGTCCGTCGCCGTCCTCGCCGCGGTCAAGACCGCGCGCGGGGCGCGCGCGATGCGGCTGCTGCCGGTGACGGCGATGGCGCTCGTCGTGGTGTTCATCGCGCTCAACAAGGTCGGGTCGCCGCAGTACCTCTGCTGGCTCATCCCACCCGTGGTCCTCGGGCTGCTTTACGACCGTCGGGAGTGGACGCGCCCGGCGATCGCGGTACTCGTCCTGTGCGCACTCACCCAGATCGTGTACCCCGTGGCGTACGGTGAGGTCCTCGCCGCGCACCCGTTCGGGGTCGCGGTGCTCACGATCCGCAACGTCCTGCTCGTCGCGCTGGGGGTGTGGATGGTCGTCCGTCTCGCGCGGGTGCCCGTCCGTCCGTCGACGCCCGTCCCCGCCTGAACCGGAGGTTCTCATGCTCGTCGCCTTCTCCGTCGCCCCCAGCGGCACCGGCCGCGCCGACGGCTCGGTCCACGATGCCGTCGCCGCGGCGGTCGCGGTCGTGCGCGCATCGGGTCTGCCGCACCGCACGACGTCGATGTTCACCGAGATCGAGGGGGAGTGGGACGAGGTGATGGCCGTGGTGAAGGACGCGACCGAAGCGGTGCTGCCCTTCGGCTCACGGGTCTCGCTCGTTCTCAAGGCCGACATCCGTCCCGGCCGAACCGGCGAGATCGACGCGAAGATCGAACGGCTCGAGACAGCGCTCGAATCGATTCGACACGACGACGGGGGCGGCGCTACGCTCCCTGAGTGACGACCCCGACGATCTCCCGCGCCCACGCGCGCTGGGCGCTGCTCGCCCTGGCCATCGGCAGCTTCGGCATCGGCATGACGGAGTTCGTCGTGATGGGCCTGCTGCCCGAGATCGCCGGAGAGCTCCTGCCCGGGGTGTCCGCGGACGACCCGGAGGCGGCGATCGCGCAGGCGGGCTGGCTCATCACCCTGTACGCGGCGGGGGTCGTCGTGGGTGCGCCCACCATAGCCGGGACCGCGGCGAAGTATCCGCGGCACCGCGTGATGCTCTTCCTCGCCCTCGCCCTCACCGTCTTCAACGGGCTGACCCTCGTCCTGCCCTCGTTCGAGCTCGTCGCGGCCTCGCGGTTCCTCGCGGGGTTGCCGCACGGCGCCTATTTCGGCATCGGCGCGCTCGTCGCGGCCGACGCGCTCGGGCCCGGCAAACGCGCCCAGGGGGTTGCCTTCGTGCTGACGGGCCTGACCATTGCCAACGTCGTCGGGGTGCCGCTGGGAACCTTCCTCGGCCAGCAGTTCGGATGGCGCGCCGCGTTCCTCGTCGTCGCGGTGATCTTCGCCGCCGCGACGGTGGCGATAGGCATCACCGTGCCACATCACGCGGGGGAGCCCCTGCGGACCCTGCGCGCGGAGCTGCGGGTGTTCCGCATCGGCCAGGTCTGGTTCGCCCTCGGCATCGGGGCCATCGGCTTCGGCGGGTTCTTCGCCGTCTACAGCTACATCGCCACTCTCGTGACCGACGTGGCGGGCTCGCCGCAGTGGTCGGTGCCGATCGTGCTCGTCATCTCGGGTGTGGGAATGACCGTGGGCAACCTCGTCGGCGGGCGCGTGGCCGACCGGGACCTGCGGCGCAGCCTCATCGGGGGCCTGCTGGCGCTCGCCGCGGTGCAGACGCTCCTCGCGCTGACGGCGGAATGGATCGTGGCAGTGGCGGTGTTCGTCTTCCTCGTCGGGTTCTTCTCCGCCGCGCTCAGCCCGACCATCCAGACCCGCCTCATGGACGTCGCCGGCGACAACCAATCCATCGCGGCCGCGCTGAACCACTCCGCGCTGAACATGGGGAACGCGCTCGGCGCGGCCCTCGGCGGCGCGGTGATCGCCGCCGGGCTCGGCTTCGTCGCGCCCGTCTGGGTGGGGGTGGCCCTGGCCCTGGCCGGACTCGTCGTCGCATCGACGAGCTTCGCCGTCGAGGGCCGGACGAAGAGCGGTTCGCCGGTCCGGGCCGCCGGCTGAGGGTCAGACCCCTTCGAGCAGACGCCGCAGATGCCTGCCGACGACAGGCGTCTCGATGAGGAACGCGTCGTGGCCGAAGTCGCTGGTGATGACGACGGCGTCCTCATCGATCGTCGACCGGATGCCGCGGGCGATGCGGTGCTGCCCCTCGACCGGGAAGAGCCGGTCGGAGTCGATCCCGAGCACCAGCGTGCGCGCCTGCACGCGGGCCAGGGCGTCGTCGACGCCGCCCCGGTCACGGCCGACGTCGTGCGAGTTCATGGCCTCGACGAGCGTGATGTAGCTGTTCGCGTCGAATCGGCGCGTGAACTTGTTGCCGTGGAAGTCGAGGTAGCTCTCGACGGCGAACCGGCCGCCGTGTCCGAGGGGGCTCTTGCCCGACTGCCAGGTGCGCTGGAATCGCTGGTTGAGCTCGGTGGGACTGCGGTAGTTCAGCAGCGCCATCCGGCGCGCGAGGGCGAGTCCGCGGTGCGGTCCATCGCCGTCGCCCGCGTCGTAGTATTCGCCGTCCTGGAAGCGCGGGTCGATGCGGATCGCCTCGAGCTGGACGGAGTTCAGAGCGATCTGGTCGGCCGTGTTGACCGGTGGGGCTGCCAGCACCGCGAGGCGCGCCACGCGCTCCGGGTGGCCCACGCCCCACTCCAGCGCGTGCATGCCCCCCATCGAGCCCCCGACGACCGCGCCCCAGACCTCGATGCCCAGTTCGTCCGCGAGGCGTGCCTGTGCGGCGACCTGGTCGCGGATGGTCAGATGCGGGAAGCGCGCCGCCCACTCGTACCCGTCGGATGCGATCGACGACGGCCCCGTCGATCCCTGGCAGCCGCCGAGCATGTTGGGGGCGACGACGAACCAGCGGTCGGTGTCGATCGGACCGCCCGGGCCGACGATGTCGTCCCACCAGCCCGCCGTGGGGTGCCCGGGGCCGGCATCCCCGCGCAGGTGGCTGTCGCCGGTGAGGGCGTGGAGCACGAGGACGGCGTTGTCGCGCGTCGGGGAGAGCTCGCCCCACGTCTCGTACGCGAGGCGGAAGCCGGGCAGCCGCTCCCCGCTCTCCGTGATGAGCTCACCGAAGGACGCGAAGCGGCGGTCGCCGACCGCGTCGCCGTCGCGCCACGCACCGGTGGCCGGCGGACGTGCGCGCAGGAGCCGGGCGTCGGCCTCCGTGATCGGCGCGCTCGGCACCGTGTCCTCGGAGGTCTGCCAGTCCATGATCGCCATTCTCCCGTCTGTCGGGGCGGCGTGCCCGCGTGTTACGCCCCGGCGTCGGAGAACTGACCCAGGGAGCGCGCCGAGCAGCCGAAAACGTCACGTAAGATATCGCGAAGCAAGGGGAGTACTTCCGCCTGCGGCGATCTCGTCATTACGAACCCGACGTCGGGTTCCGGGACGCCGGTCCCTCCGGGGATGAAGGAGACCTGGCCGTTCGGTTCCGTCGACCCCTTGGAGATTTCGTGGACATCACTCCGCTCGTATGGATCATCACCATCGCGGTGACCATCGCCTTCTTCGTGTACGAGTTCTTCGCACACGTCCGCACCCCGCACGAACCGACGATCGCGGAATCGGCGCGCTGGTCGGCGTTCTACATCGGCCTCGCGCTCATCTTCGGCGTCGTCATCGGCCTCGTCCCGAGCTGGGGCTGGGTGTTCGCCGGCGAGTACTTCGCCGGATACCTCACCGAGAAGGCGCTGTCGATCGACAACCTCTTCGTGTTCCTGATCATCATGACCGGGTTCGCGGTGCCGAAGAAGTACCAGCAGAAGGTGCTGATGATCGGCATCGTCATCGCCCTCATCATGCGCGGCGCGTTCATCGCCATCGGCGCCGCCCTGATCGACAACTTCTCGTGGATCTTCTACATCTTCGGCGCCCTGCTGCTCTTCCTGGCCTACCGCCAGGCGTTCTCGCACGGCGACTCCGATCCCGCCAACGGCAAGTTCATGCGCTTCGTTCGTCGCCACCTTCCGGTGACCGACGAGTACAACGGCGACAAGCTGACGGTCAAGAAGGACGGCAAGCGGTTCGTCACGCCGATGCTGCTGGTGATCATCGCCATCGGCTTCATCGACCTCGTCTTCGCCGTCGACTCGATCCCCGCGATCTACGGTCTGACCAACGAGGCCTACATCGTCTTCACCGCCAACGCGTTCGCGCTCATGGGGCTGCGTCAGCTGTTCTTCCTCATCGGCGGCCTCCTGGAACGCCTGGTCTACCTGGCGCAGGGCCTTGCGGTCATCCTCGCGTTCATCGGTGTGAAGCTCGTCTTCCACGCCCTGCACGTCAACGAGCTGCACTTCATCAACGGCGGCGAGCCGCTGCTGTGGGTGCCCGAGATCCCCATCTGGTTCTCGCTGCTGTTCATCGCCGCGACCGTCGCGGTCGCGACCGTCGCGAGCCTGGCGAAGACGCGCGGCGACAAGGAGAAGAACGACCGGGAACAGGTCCAGGGCGAGGAGATCACGACGGCGTCCGACGCCGACTGACGTCTCGACCGGCTTCAGCACGATGCCCCCGCGCCGCCGATCGGCGGGCGCGGGGGCATCGTCGTGCTGAGGAGGGACGGATCAGGCGCGAGCGGCCTCGACCACCGTGCGCGCCGCCGCGAGGGCCTGGTCGAGATCGGCCTTCAGGTCATCGATGTTCTCGAGACCGACCGAGAGGCGCACGAGACCCGGGGTGACCCCCGTGGTCAGCTGCTGCTCGGGAGTCAACTGGGAGTGCGTCGTCGAGGCCGGGTGGATCACCAGCGAGCGCACGTCGCCGATGTTGGCCAGGTGGCTGAAGAGCTCGAGGGCGTCGACGAATGCCCGGCCGGCCGCCACACCGCCCTTGAGCTCGAACGACAGGACGGCGCCGACGCCCTTCGGGGCGTACGCGTTCGCCGCGGCGTACCAGGGCGACGTCGGCAGGCCCGAATAGTTCACCGAGGCGATGTCGTCGTGGTTCTCGAGCCACTCGGCGATCTCCTGGGCGTTCTGCACGTGGCGTTCGATGCGAAGCGACAGGGTCTCGATGCCCTGGATCAGCAGCCAGGCGCTCTGCGGTGAGATGGCCGCCCCGAGGTCGCGCAGCAGCTGCACACGGGCCTTGATGACGTAGGCGAGGCCGTCGCCGACCGCCTGCGTAAAGACGGCGCCGTGGTACGAGGGGTCGGGGGTGGTCAGGCCCGGGAAGCGCTCCGCGTGCTCCGACCAGGGGAAGCGACCGCCGTCGACGACGAGTCCGCCGATGACCGTCCCGTGTCCGCCGAGGAACTTGGTGGCCGAGTGCACGACGATGTCGGCGCCGTGCTCGAACGGACGGATGAGGTAGGGCGTGGCGATCGTGTTGTCGACGATGAGCGGGACGCCGGCCTCGTGGGCGATGTCGGCGACGCCGCGGATGTCGAGCACGTTGATCTGCGGGTTGCCGATGGTCTCGGCGAAGAACAGCTTCGTGTTCGGTCGGACCGCCCGGCGCCATTCTTCGAGGTCGTCCTGGTTCTCGACGAAGGTGACCTCGATGCCGAGCTTGGCGAGGGTGTATTTGAACAGGTTGTAGGTTCCGCCGTAGATCGAGCTCGACGAGACGAAGTGGTCCCCGGCTTCGGCGATGTTGAGGATCGCGATGGTCTCCGCCGCCTGTCCGGAGGCGACGAGCAGGGCGCCGGTGCCCCCCTCGAGGGCGGCGAGTCGGTGCTCGACGACCTCCTGCGTCGGGTTCTGCATCCGGGTGTAGATGTTGCCGGGCTCGGCGAGCGAGAAGAGGTTCGCCGCGTGGTCGGAGTTGTCGAACACGTACGAGGTGGTCTGGTAGATCGGCGTCGCACGAGCCTTGGTGACCGGGTCCGGTGCGGCCCCGGTGTGGATCTGCTTGGTCTCGAAGCGCCAGTTCTCGGATGCGGGCATGCGAGGCTCCATCGGGGTCGGAAAGCGGCGACGGTCGCCGGCCTGGGTCGAGCGTACGGAGGCGTCGACCCGCCGACAACGCCGGGGACATGGGGCGTAACCTGGTCGAACCCTCCGTCCGCGCCGATCACCGCTCCTCGAGGCGGCGCAGCGGCACGGCTACGGTGGACTCATGACGCGACGTGCAGTGGTGACCGGTGCCAGTTCGGGAATCGGAGAGGCCGTCGTGCGCGCGTTGCGCGCCGCGGGCTGGGATGTGGTCGGCGTCGCCCGCCGAGCCGAACGGCTCGAGGCCCTCGATGCCGAGGTCGGGTCGGCGTCGTTCGCCGCCGACCTGAGCAGCGAGGCCGACGTCGCGGCGCTGGCCTCGCACCTGGCGGCATCCGGCGAACTCCACGCCTTCGTCCATGTGGCCGGCGGTGCGCGGGGGTCGGACCGCGTCGAGGACGGTGCGGCGGAGGACTGGCGGTGGATGTTCGAGGCCAACGTCCTCTCGGCGCAGCTGGTGACATCGTCCCTGCTGCCGCTGCTGCGACGCGGTGTCGAACACGGCGGCTGGCACGCCGACGCGGTGTTCGTGACCTCCACCGCCGCCCAGACCGCCTACCCCGGTGGCGGCGGGTACAACGCGGCGAAAGCGGGGGAGTCGATGCTCGTGCACGCGCTGCGCCTCGAGCTCAACGGCGAGCCCATCCGTGTCGTCGAGATCGCCCCGGGGATGGTGCGTACCGAAGAGTTCACGCTCAACCGCCTCGGCGGCGACCGGGCCGCCGCCGACGAGTTGTACGCGGGCGTCGAGCAGCCGCTCGTCGCCGCGGACGTCGCCGATGTCATCGCCTTCGCGCTCGCCGCGCCCGGGCACGTCAACCTCGACCTCGTGACGATGCGTCCCGTCGCTCAGTCCGCCCAGCACCTGCTCGCCCGCCGACCGCTCCGCCCGCGATCGACCGAGTGACCCGAGCACCGGGCGCCCCGGGGCGGGCTCATCACGGTTTGGGGTGCCTGCCTCACCTCGGGGCGCGCGAATCGCGCCCCGACGTGTCGGGGCCGCCCCAAACCGGAGACGTCGGGTGTCCGGCGGTGGCGTCGTCGGCCGGAGGCTCGGCGTCGGCGAAGGCGACCCGGGGCACGACCAACAGCAGCAGCGCCGCGATGAAGCCTCCTGCCGCGCAGACGGCCCAGACGGTGAGGTAGCCGCCGATCGAGGCGGCGGTCTCACTCGCGACCACGCCGGCGCCGGCGGCGAGCACCACACCGAACACGGCGGACGAGAACGTGCCGCCGATCGTCTTCGTCGTGTTGGTCATCGCCGAGGCGACGCCGGTCTGCCCGCGCGGCGCGGCTGCCGCAGCGGCCGCGGGCATCGCGCCGACCAGAGCGCCGCAGCCGAGGCCCGCGATGCACAGATTGAGCAGCACCTGCCACAGTTCGAGGTGGAAGGGCAGGAAGAGGGCGTAGCCGACGCCGACGAGCAGGGCCGCGCCGATGAGGACGACCCGGGGGCTCGCGCGCCGCGAGGTGAGGGCGAACAGAACGGCGCCCACGATCAGCGACACCAGGTACACCCCGATGATGTTCGAGCGCTCGGTCGCGTCGAGTCCGAGCCCGTACCCCAGCGCAGGGTCGGTGCCGGCGTAGGTCGACAGCGGGCCCTGCGCGCCCAGGAGGCTGATCCCGATCAGGAACGCGGTGGCCTGCACCGGCCACATCTCGGGACGCGCGAGGACGCGGACATCGACGGCCGGATCGGGCTGCTTCAGCTCGAAGCGCCCGAACGCCACGAATCCGAGCGCGCCCGCCGCGAGCAACGCCCAGACCCAGATCGCTCCGGGGCCGTTCAGTCGCAGGAACGTGAGCGCGCTCGTGACCAGCAGCAGGGCGACGGCGAGCAGGACGAACCCGCGCGAGTCGAGCCGGCGGTGCCCCGGTTCCGGCACGGATTCGGGGACTCCCAACCAGATGACCACGGCCACGAGCGTCACGGCGACCGCCGGGACGATGAGCGTGAGGGTCAGATCTCCCGCCGTCGCCGCGTAGATGCGCCCGGCCGCGAGGGCACCGATGATCGCACCCGCCTGCAGACCGACCACCAGCAGGCCGGCGGCCCGACGGGTCAGCGAGACGCCGCGGGCCTGACGTCGGCCGCGCTCGAAGATGAGCGCGATCTCGAGCGGCAGCCACACGACGTAGAACCCCTGGAGAGCCCAGGCGATCAGGAACGACCAGAACGACGCTGCGAAGGCGAGCCACCAGGTGGCGGCGGCCGTCAGCACGGCGGCGATCAGCAGGATGCGCTTGTGACCGTACATGTCGCCGAGCTTGGCGAGGACGGGGACGACGAGCGCCGAGAGCAGCAACTGAGCGGCCTCGAACCAGTTCACGTCGGCGTCGCGGATGCCGAGCTCGACGACGATGTCGCTGAGGAGCGGGACGTAGTACCCCTGCAGGATGCCGCTGACGATCTCGACGAGGATGAACCACCCGATCAGACCCGCGGTGACGCCCAGGGCTGAGGTGCGCAGGCTCGTCGACACGGGGCGAGCATACTGCGATCGCCGTCCTACGCTGGTGAGGTGACAGCTCGATCGTTGACCGAACTGGCCGCTGCGGGGCTCATCGCCCCCGACTGGGCGCGTGCGCTCGAGCCGGTCGCCCCCGACATCGCCGCGATGGGTGAGCGTCTGCGCGCCGAGAACGCCGCGGGGCGCTCCTACCTTCCGGCGGGCGAGCACGTGCTGCGGGCGTTCCAGCGCCCGCTCGCCGACGTGCGCGTGCTCATCGTGGGGCAGGACCCCTACCCCACTCCCGGCCATGCCATCGGGCTCTCGTTCGCCGTCGACGCACATGTCCGGCCGCTGCCGCGGAGCCTCGGCAACATCTACCGCGAGCTCGACGCCGACCTCGGCATCCCGCCGGCAGACCACGGGGATCTCTCGGCGTGGAGCGACCAGGGCGTCCTGCTGCTCAACCGTGTGCTCACCGTCGCCCCCGGTGCGCCCGCGTCGCACCGGGGCTGGGGGTGGGAGCGGGTGACCGAACATGCCATCCGCGTCCTGGCCGCGCGGGATGCTCCGCTCGTCGCGATCCTGTGGGGGAAGGATGCCGCGACGCTGCAGCCGATGCTCGGCGATGCGGCGATCATCGCCTCGCCGCATCCCTCGCCGTTGTCGGCGAACCGGGGATTCTTCGGCTCCCGGCCCTTCTCGCGGGCCAACGAGCTCCTGGTGCAGCGGGGGAGCGGCCCGATCGAGTGGCGTGTGCCGGCCCGCTGAACCGCCCGTCACGACCGCGAAACGTTCCCGCCGTAGAGTTGCGACATGCTCGAGGAGGATTACAACCGGGACCGGCGGCGGCTGCCCCGCCACCTGCGACGCAGCCCTGAGCCCGAACGTCCGTTCTCGTACGAGATCCGGCCCGCGCGCGCGGACGATCTGCCCGACATCCGCGAGATCTACAACTACTACGTCACCAATTCCGTCGTCACCTTCGACGAGAAGAGGTGGTCGTTGCTCCAGTGGCGTCAGAGGTACGACCACCTGACCAGGCTCAAGCTCCCCTTCCTCGTCGCCGCGTCACCGACCGGCCAGATCCTGGGATACGCGCTCGCCTCGCCGTGGAACGGCAAGACCGGCTTCCGGTACACCGCCGAGACGTCGATCTACCTCGGCCAGGCCGCCACCGGCAAAGGGCTGGGCCGTGCTCTGCTGGAGGCGCTCATCGACGCCTGCCGCGAGCTGGGGTTGCGCGAGATCGTCGCGGTGGTCAGCGACAAGGGGGCCGAGGCCTCGATCGCGCTGCACGAGAGGTTCGGGTTCGTCGAGGTCGGACGCATGGGCCGCGTGGGTCACAAGTTCGGCCGTTGGCTCGGCACCATCTATCTGCAGAAGTCGCTCGAACAGCAGAAGAAGGGCCTGCGCGCGCTCTTCTCGCAGCGTTCGGACTGACGTCAGCGCCCCGGGGCGCCACCGGCCGGCGGTGTCCGCCCCGCCCGTACGGCGTCGATGAGTGCACGCCAGGCGGTGTCGAGATCGTCGGTGAGCTCGACGCTGCGGATGCCGCCGGGGTCGTCGACCCGGATGCGCCACTGAAACCGGTCGGCGCCGCGCGTCGGGCTCCGTGGTGGCGAGGCATCGCGCCACGGGCAGTCTTCGATCAGACCGAGCCACGCCTCGCGATCGGTCGCCTCCGGCTCGACGTGCCACGATCGGCTCAACCCGGCGAAGCCTCCCGTGCGCTCGACCTCGATACGCAGGACGGGGGTCGTGTCGTCATCGCTCGGCTGCGGCATCCTCGATCACGCCGACGCCCGACCATCCGGCTCGGACGGCGTCGACCTCCTCCGATCCCTCACCGTACTCCTGCTCTGCGGCGGTGAGCGTGGCCTGCGCGAAGGCGGCGAAGTCCGCGGTCGGGGAGAGCGTGCCCGAGGTGAGGGTGCGGTACCAGATCAGCCCCGCGCGCTCCCAGGCGTACCCGCCGAGCCGCGTCGCCACCAGGTGGAAGGCACGATTGGGGATACCGGAGTTGATGTGCACGCCGCCGTTGTCGCTCTCGGTCTCGACGTAGTCGCGCAGATGTCCGGGCTGGGGGTCGCGACCGAGCACGTCGTCGTCGTAGGCCGTCCCCGGTGCGGCCAGCGACCGTAGCGCGGTGCCCTGCACAGCCTCGGTGAAGATGCCCGCCCCGATGAGCCACGACGCCTCGGCGGCGGTCTCGCCGCGGTGGTG
Protein-coding sequences here:
- a CDS encoding bifunctional o-acetylhomoserine/o-acetylserine sulfhydrylase, producing the protein MPASENWRFETKQIHTGAAPDPVTKARATPIYQTTSYVFDNSDHAANLFSLAEPGNIYTRMQNPTQEVVEHRLAALEGGTGALLVASGQAAETIAILNIAEAGDHFVSSSSIYGGTYNLFKYTLAKLGIEVTFVENQDDLEEWRRAVRPNTKLFFAETIGNPQINVLDIRGVADIAHEAGVPLIVDNTIATPYLIRPFEHGADIVVHSATKFLGGHGTVIGGLVVDGGRFPWSEHAERFPGLTTPDPSYHGAVFTQAVGDGLAYVIKARVQLLRDLGAAISPQSAWLLIQGIETLSLRIERHVQNAQEIAEWLENHDDIASVNYSGLPTSPWYAAANAYAPKGVGAVLSFELKGGVAAGRAFVDALELFSHLANIGDVRSLVIHPASTTHSQLTPEQQLTTGVTPGLVRLSVGLENIDDLKADLDQALAAARTVVEAARA
- a CDS encoding protealysin inhibitor emfourin produces the protein MPQPSDDDTTPVLRIEVERTGGFAGLSRSWHVEPEATDREAWLGLIEDCPWRDASPPRSPTRGADRFQWRIRVDDPGGIRSVELTDDLDTAWRALIDAVRAGRTPPAGGAPGR
- a CDS encoding MFS transporter; translated protein: MSTSLRTSALGVTAGLIGWFILVEIVSGILQGYYVPLLSDIVVELGIRDADVNWFEAAQLLLSALVVPVLAKLGDMYGHKRILLIAAVLTAAATWWLAFAASFWSFLIAWALQGFYVVWLPLEIALIFERGRRQARGVSLTRRAAGLLVVGLQAGAIIGALAAGRIYAATAGDLTLTLIVPAVAVTLVAVVIWLGVPESVPEPGHRRLDSRGFVLLAVALLLVTSALTFLRLNGPGAIWVWALLAAGALGFVAFGRFELKQPDPAVDVRVLARPEMWPVQATAFLIGISLLGAQGPLSTYAGTDPALGYGLGLDATERSNIIGVYLVSLIVGAVLFALTSRRASPRVVLIGAALLVGVGYALFLPFHLELWQVLLNLCIAGLGCGALVGAMPAAAAAAAPRGQTGVASAMTNTTKTIGGTFSSAVFGVVLAAGAGVVASETAASIGGYLTVWAVCAAGGFIAALLLLVVPRVAFADAEPPADDATAGHPTSPVWGGPDTSGRDSRAPR
- the metX gene encoding homoserine O-acetyltransferase MetX; the encoded protein is MDWQTSEDTVPSAPITEADARLLRARPPATGAWRDGDAVGDRRFASFGELITESGERLPGFRLAYETWGELSPTRDNAVLVLHALTGDSHLRGDAGPGHPTAGWWDDIVGPGGPIDTDRWFVVAPNMLGGCQGSTGPSSIASDGYEWAARFPHLTIRDQVAAQARLADELGIEVWGAVVGGSMGGMHALEWGVGHPERVARLAVLAAPPVNTADQIALNSVQLEAIRIDPRFQDGEYYDAGDGDGPHRGLALARRMALLNYRSPTELNQRFQRTWQSGKSPLGHGGRFAVESYLDFHGNKFTRRFDANSYITLVEAMNSHDVGRDRGGVDDALARVQARTLVLGIDSDRLFPVEGQHRIARGIRSTIDEDAVVITSDFGHDAFLIETPVVGRHLRRLLEGV
- a CDS encoding MFS transporter, which codes for MTTPTISRAHARWALLALAIGSFGIGMTEFVVMGLLPEIAGELLPGVSADDPEAAIAQAGWLITLYAAGVVVGAPTIAGTAAKYPRHRVMLFLALALTVFNGLTLVLPSFELVAASRFLAGLPHGAYFGIGALVAADALGPGKRAQGVAFVLTGLTIANVVGVPLGTFLGQQFGWRAAFLVVAVIFAAATVAIGITVPHHAGEPLRTLRAELRVFRIGQVWFALGIGAIGFGGFFAVYSYIATLVTDVAGSPQWSVPIVLVISGVGMTVGNLVGGRVADRDLRRSLIGGLLALAAVQTLLALTAEWIVAVAVFVFLVGFFSAALSPTIQTRLMDVAGDNQSIAAALNHSALNMGNALGAALGGAVIAAGLGFVAPVWVGVALALAGLVVASTSFAVEGRTKSGSPVRAAG
- a CDS encoding thiamine-binding protein, with product MLVAFSVAPSGTGRADGSVHDAVAAAVAVVRASGLPHRTTSMFTEIEGEWDEVMAVVKDATEAVLPFGSRVSLVLKADIRPGRTGEIDAKIERLETALESIRHDDGGGATLPE
- a CDS encoding TerC family protein, with amino-acid sequence MDITPLVWIITIAVTIAFFVYEFFAHVRTPHEPTIAESARWSAFYIGLALIFGVVIGLVPSWGWVFAGEYFAGYLTEKALSIDNLFVFLIIMTGFAVPKKYQQKVLMIGIVIALIMRGAFIAIGAALIDNFSWIFYIFGALLLFLAYRQAFSHGDSDPANGKFMRFVRRHLPVTDEYNGDKLTVKKDGKRFVTPMLLVIIAIGFIDLVFAVDSIPAIYGLTNEAYIVFTANAFALMGLRQLFFLIGGLLERLVYLAQGLAVILAFIGVKLVFHALHVNELHFINGGEPLLWVPEIPIWFSLLFIAATVAVATVASLAKTRGDKEKNDREQVQGEEITTASDAD
- a CDS encoding uracil-DNA glycosylase, whose product is MTARSLTELAAAGLIAPDWARALEPVAPDIAAMGERLRAENAAGRSYLPAGEHVLRAFQRPLADVRVLIVGQDPYPTPGHAIGLSFAVDAHVRPLPRSLGNIYRELDADLGIPPADHGDLSAWSDQGVLLLNRVLTVAPGAPASHRGWGWERVTEHAIRVLAARDAPLVAILWGKDAATLQPMLGDAAIIASPHPSPLSANRGFFGSRPFSRANELLVQRGSGPIEWRVPAR
- a CDS encoding SDR family oxidoreductase; protein product: MTRRAVVTGASSGIGEAVVRALRAAGWDVVGVARRAERLEALDAEVGSASFAADLSSEADVAALASHLAASGELHAFVHVAGGARGSDRVEDGAAEDWRWMFEANVLSAQLVTSSLLPLLRRGVEHGGWHADAVFVTSTAAQTAYPGGGGYNAAKAGESMLVHALRLELNGEPIRVVEIAPGMVRTEEFTLNRLGGDRAAADELYAGVEQPLVAADVADVIAFALAAPGHVNLDLVTMRPVAQSAQHLLARRPLRPRSTE
- a CDS encoding GNAT family N-acetyltransferase yields the protein MLEEDYNRDRRRLPRHLRRSPEPERPFSYEIRPARADDLPDIREIYNYYVTNSVVTFDEKRWSLLQWRQRYDHLTRLKLPFLVAASPTGQILGYALASPWNGKTGFRYTAETSIYLGQAATGKGLGRALLEALIDACRELGLREIVAVVSDKGAEASIALHERFGFVEVGRMGRVGHKFGRWLGTIYLQKSLEQQKKGLRALFSQRSD